From the genome of Papaver somniferum cultivar HN1 chromosome 2, ASM357369v1, whole genome shotgun sequence, one region includes:
- the LOC113350679 gene encoding uncharacterized protein LOC113350679, producing MAIYTTAGDVAITKAWISITLDGVAGVDQKSNQFWERVFNLYVSSFGNKNDRTVHKLQNRFGPMKKDVKILVGILRNMHRNNGSGCEIEDIISRNARLEYSRIKGGKPLKHEEVYRLFKDHVPRFNPEEFDPTQNQESESEAPSGDASTSSAPTKSEPR from the exons ATGGCAATATACACTACAGCTGGAGATgttgcaatcaccaaagcttggataAGTATTACACTTGATGGTGTTGCCGGAGTTGATCAAAAATCAAACCAGTTTTGGGAGAGGGTATTCAATCTTTATGTAAGCAGCTTTGGGAATAAGAATGATAGGACTGTTCATAAATTGCAAAATAGATTTGGTCCCATGAAAAAAGATGTCAAAATTCTTGTTGGTATCTTAAGAAATATGCATAGAAACAATGGAAGCGGATGCGAAATTGAGGATATCATAAGT AGAAATGCTAGATTAGAATATAGTAGGATTAAAGGTGGAAAACCTTTAAAACATGAGGAGGTGTACCGACTTTTCAAAGACCATGTTCCCAGATTCAATCCCGAAGAATttgatcctacccaaaatcaagaATCGGAATCGGAAGCTCCTAGTGGTGATGCCTCAACAAGTAGTGCTCCGACAAAGAGCGAACCAAGATAG